The Scyliorhinus torazame isolate Kashiwa2021f chromosome 7, sScyTor2.1, whole genome shotgun sequence genome has a window encoding:
- the LOC140427164 gene encoding small integral membrane protein 3-like, which translates to MTQMVTSLPAIGVSAHVLEIWAIVLVILATVILMSTLMFGPALSIVIYRIWRYPPVTSEAA; encoded by the coding sequence ATGACCCAGATGGTGACCTCGCTGCCGGCCATTGGAGTATCGGCACACGTGCTAGAAATCTGGGCAATCGTGCTGGTGATATTGGCCACAGTCATCCTGATGAGCACCCTCATGTTTGGCCCTGCCTTATCCATCGTGATCTACCGGATCTGGAGGTACCCACCAGTGACATCAGAGGCAGCATGA